One genomic region from Myxococcales bacterium encodes:
- a CDS encoding cold-shock protein, whose product MAVGRVKWFNDEKGWGFIKQEDGVDVFVHYSQIAGEGRRRLFEDELVQYDVKEGPKGLQAVNVIRMQQDQQQQQQQPS is encoded by the coding sequence ATGGCTGTCGGCAGGGTGAAGTGGTTCAACGATGAGAAGGGGTGGGGGTTCATCAAGCAGGAAGACGGCGTGGACGTCTTCGTGCATTACTCGCAGATTGCTGGCGAGGGCCGCCGCCGCCTCTTTGAAGACGAGCTCGTTCAGTATGACGTGAAGGAGGGACCGAAAGGCCTCCAGGCCGTCAACGTGATCCGCATGCAGCAGGACCAGCAGCAGCAACAGCAGCAGCCGTCCTGA
- the mtnA gene encoding S-methyl-5-thioribose-1-phosphate isomerase yields MPGDRVVCMLDQRGLPREEHYELLSQCDQVEGAIRSLAVRGAPAIGIAAAYGLVLAAHAAADAPAAAFMEQMSLAAERLRRTRPTAVNLAWAVGRMMTRAESVAPAPGPERHDALAREARAIHREDVAACRTIGELGMGHVPAGAVLVHCNAGALATGGYGSALGIVRSARAAHKLTRVFVAETRPVLQGSRITAWELMRDAVPVTVLTDSMAAVLMQRGDITAVIVGADRVARNGDVANKVGTYSLACLAKMHDIPLIVAAPFSTVDLATATGADIPIENRGGDEVTTMRVGNDAVQIAPDGAVAMNPAFDVTPARLVRALVTERGVASPLDEESLARLARLG; encoded by the coding sequence ATGCCGGGCGATCGCGTGGTCTGCATGCTCGATCAGCGAGGCCTCCCTCGCGAGGAGCACTACGAGTTGCTCAGCCAGTGCGACCAGGTCGAGGGGGCCATTCGGTCTCTCGCCGTGCGCGGGGCGCCGGCCATCGGCATTGCCGCCGCTTACGGCCTGGTGCTCGCGGCGCACGCCGCAGCAGACGCACCCGCCGCCGCGTTCATGGAGCAGATGTCCCTCGCCGCCGAGCGGCTGCGGCGAACGCGCCCCACGGCGGTGAACCTCGCCTGGGCCGTCGGTCGCATGATGACGCGCGCCGAGTCGGTGGCGCCGGCGCCGGGGCCCGAGCGCCACGATGCCTTGGCCCGCGAGGCTCGTGCGATTCACCGTGAAGACGTGGCTGCGTGCCGCACCATCGGCGAGCTGGGGATGGGTCACGTGCCTGCGGGGGCGGTCCTCGTTCACTGCAACGCCGGAGCGTTGGCCACCGGCGGTTATGGCTCGGCGCTGGGCATCGTTCGCTCCGCTCGCGCCGCGCACAAGCTAACGCGCGTCTTCGTGGCCGAGACGAGGCCTGTCCTCCAGGGCTCGCGCATCACGGCGTGGGAGCTGATGCGCGACGCGGTGCCTGTCACGGTCCTCACCGATTCGATGGCCGCCGTGTTGATGCAACGAGGTGACATCACGGCCGTCATCGTCGGCGCCGACCGCGTCGCGAGAAACGGCGACGTCGCCAACAAGGTCGGAACCTACTCGCTCGCGTGCCTCGCGAAGATGCACGACATCCCGCTCATCGTCGCGGCGCCCTTTAGCACCGTCGACCTGGCCACGGCCACCGGCGCTGACATCCCCATCGAGAATCGTGGCGGCGACGAGGTGACGACGATGCGGGTCGGCAACGACGCGGTGCAGATTGCACCCGACGGTGCCGTCGCGATGAATCCAGCCTTCGATGTCACGCCGGCGCGTCTCGTGCGTGCGCTCGTGACCGAGCGCGGGGTCGCCTCGCCGCTCGATGAGGAGTCCCTGGCGCGGCTCGCTCGCCTCGGCTAG
- a CDS encoding tetratricopeptide repeat protein produces the protein MAAHLALFVALALGAATGCAKAPVVDRAMALARTGKEDQALVVLAAHLGKEPDDVAARRLFVRVLAITGDLKEARVNVEELRKRLPPDDPTPFLELGHALELAHRFDEALEAYDDAARAAPSSPLGPRTAGLRAARWGESAVAEERLAEAVRRGATDAETFHALGLVRLHSRDLAGAEVAYRSALRADANAVDSLIGLASVALVREDFGAALAAYDAVRAKRPWLAAAELGRAYALLRLSRKLEAKDAIDRAESLGGPPRNVSKLRELLGAP, from the coding sequence ATGGCGGCCCACCTCGCCCTCTTCGTTGCGCTCGCCCTCGGCGCCGCCACGGGCTGCGCGAAGGCGCCCGTCGTCGATCGTGCCATGGCCCTCGCGCGGACGGGCAAGGAGGACCAGGCGCTCGTGGTGCTGGCGGCCCACCTCGGCAAAGAGCCCGACGACGTTGCGGCGCGACGGCTCTTCGTGCGCGTCTTGGCCATCACCGGCGATCTCAAAGAGGCTCGCGTCAACGTGGAGGAGCTGCGGAAGCGTTTACCGCCGGACGATCCAACGCCGTTTCTCGAGCTCGGCCACGCGCTCGAGCTCGCCCATCGCTTCGATGAGGCGCTCGAGGCCTACGACGACGCGGCGCGCGCTGCGCCATCCTCTCCTTTGGGCCCCCGCACCGCGGGGCTCCGCGCGGCACGCTGGGGCGAGAGCGCGGTCGCCGAGGAGCGCCTCGCGGAAGCCGTACGCCGCGGCGCCACCGACGCCGAGACGTTTCACGCGCTCGGATTGGTGCGGCTCCACTCGAGAGACCTCGCCGGTGCCGAGGTGGCCTATCGCTCCGCCCTGCGCGCCGATGCGAACGCCGTCGACAGCCTCATCGGCCTCGCCAGCGTCGCGCTCGTGCGCGAGGACTTCGGCGCGGCGCTCGCCGCCTACGACGCGGTTCGCGCGAAGCGTCCGTGGCTCGCCGCCGCCGAGCTTGGGCGCGCCTACGCGCTCCTACGACTCAGCCGGAAGCTCGAAGCGAAAGACGCCATCGACCGCGCCGAGTCGCTGGGCGGGCCGCCACGCAACGTCAGCAAGCTGCGCGAGTTGCTCGGCGCGCCCTAG
- a CDS encoding tetratricopeptide repeat protein, with protein MRTSASAFALLAGVFACGPSLTEPPKAAAERESAPCAAGADAGALDCRRAAVPSARRDVVGVLDPDERSPLAPPMGDAGARRTAAPTASAAAAPPPLPRVAPLPVTIPLAAEGETGDLADALRRGDAAFEKDDLKGATRAYEDARGLAPKGVAAKVGILRVKIAATKVPFDYGAGKNVPAVLAAARELAKLVLAEPESGPAHAELGRALLLEGDAAKAAQALKRAAELLPKVPEVQSSLAIALLATGHVDEALPRFRLAKNLDVGSGVRHGHLGTALLLRGEVKEAISEYELAARLADTDARAHSDLGTALLADNQAERAARELERAVVLDPSRATFRSNLGYALQSMGKRADAIVRYREAIKLDPKLASAWINLATALAQEPQTRAEARGALERARAIDPTDPRVIANLKELSDLERGVK; from the coding sequence ATGCGCACCTCTGCCTCCGCCTTCGCGCTGCTCGCCGGCGTCTTCGCCTGCGGGCCGTCCCTTACGGAGCCGCCCAAGGCCGCCGCTGAGCGCGAATCGGCGCCCTGCGCGGCCGGCGCCGACGCCGGTGCGCTCGATTGCCGCCGCGCCGCCGTGCCGTCGGCGCGCCGTGACGTCGTCGGCGTCCTCGACCCTGACGAACGTTCCCCGTTGGCGCCACCGATGGGCGACGCGGGCGCACGTCGAACCGCCGCGCCGACTGCTAGCGCGGCCGCCGCTCCTCCGCCGCTGCCGCGCGTCGCGCCATTGCCCGTCACGATTCCCCTCGCGGCCGAAGGCGAGACGGGAGACCTCGCCGACGCGCTGCGACGCGGGGACGCGGCCTTCGAGAAGGACGACCTCAAGGGCGCGACGCGCGCCTACGAAGACGCGCGCGGCTTGGCGCCGAAGGGCGTCGCCGCGAAGGTCGGCATCCTTCGGGTGAAGATCGCGGCGACCAAGGTGCCCTTCGACTACGGCGCCGGGAAGAACGTACCGGCTGTGCTCGCGGCGGCGCGCGAGCTCGCCAAGCTGGTGCTCGCGGAGCCCGAGTCGGGGCCCGCGCACGCGGAGCTTGGCCGGGCGCTCCTGCTGGAGGGCGACGCAGCGAAAGCCGCTCAGGCCCTCAAACGCGCCGCTGAGCTATTGCCGAAGGTGCCGGAGGTTCAGTCGTCGCTCGCCATCGCGCTTTTGGCGACGGGCCACGTCGACGAAGCGCTTCCCCGATTCCGCCTCGCGAAGAACCTCGACGTCGGCAGCGGCGTGCGTCACGGACACCTCGGCACGGCGCTGCTCTTGCGCGGCGAGGTCAAGGAGGCCATCTCCGAATACGAGCTGGCGGCGCGCCTCGCGGACACCGACGCCCGTGCCCACTCCGACCTCGGCACGGCGCTGCTCGCCGACAACCAGGCGGAGAGGGCTGCCCGAGAGCTTGAGCGCGCCGTCGTCCTCGACCCATCGCGGGCGACCTTTCGGTCGAACCTCGGCTACGCCCTTCAATCGATGGGCAAACGGGCTGACGCCATCGTTCGATACCGCGAAGCCATCAAGCTTGATCCAAAGCTCGCGAGCGCTTGGATCAACCTCGCGACGGCGCTCGCGCAAGAGCCGCAAACGCGCGCCGAAGCGCGGGGGGCGCTCGAGCGAGCCCGCGCCATTGACCCGACGGACCCACGCGTCATCGCGAACTTGAAGGAACTTTCGGACCTCGAGCGCGGCGTAAAGTAA
- a CDS encoding peptidase S8: protein MPSLPRIALLLSAFVAASTMSPLASAQGAEDLSEETEAVPSEYVVDLKDDVDGAALEGLRAKVRDLGATLDWNSTSSPEGDHLALLRGTEDRSVLARAIERLRGDAHVEALEESLVFRASFVPNDPLYKEKQWHLARVGAERAWDYGCGHGVTVAVIDTGVACFDKGPFTRGTDLQGTRCKGGYNFVHDVDEAYDDQGHGTHVAGTIAQTTNNERGVAGLAHCANLMPVKVLNKNGWGTLADVAEGIRYAADHGAQIINLSLGGPRPASVLEKAVRYAERKGVLIVAAAGNSGRSVGYPAAYPGVLAVSATDSGDRIAWFSSRGPQVGIAAPGVSVTQQTICDGGKNKCELFGTFNGTSMASPHVAGAAALVAGLGVSSPDALRSALTGTAAAKDDAKLYGAGLLDAGNAVLRTHWARALERALAIVAFFALVAMRVRKRGWLFLTPGAVVASLVAGVGLLPFLPLLGVLPTLGEARPLAELLMRPFGEWDLFVGHSLHRWLLLASAGPALLGYAVFFGVRSLRPVLGGFAVGAAALLAQTALMADVAFPMGTFLLRVFAVANIAVLLWLARLGLDRKPT, encoded by the coding sequence ATGCCAAGCTTGCCCCGCATCGCGCTGCTCCTCTCCGCCTTCGTCGCCGCGTCGACGATGAGCCCACTTGCCTCCGCACAGGGCGCAGAGGACCTCTCGGAAGAGACGGAGGCCGTTCCGTCGGAATACGTGGTCGACCTCAAAGACGACGTGGACGGGGCGGCGCTCGAGGGGCTTCGCGCCAAGGTCCGCGATCTCGGCGCGACGCTCGATTGGAACAGCACGTCGTCGCCGGAGGGCGATCACCTGGCGCTCTTGCGCGGCACGGAGGACCGTTCGGTCTTGGCCCGCGCCATCGAGCGCCTCCGCGGAGACGCGCACGTCGAGGCCCTCGAAGAGAGCCTTGTCTTCCGCGCATCGTTCGTCCCCAACGATCCGCTCTACAAGGAGAAGCAGTGGCACTTGGCCCGCGTCGGGGCCGAGCGCGCGTGGGATTACGGCTGCGGCCATGGCGTGACGGTGGCCGTCATCGACACCGGCGTCGCGTGTTTCGACAAGGGACCGTTCACGCGCGGCACGGACCTTCAAGGGACGCGTTGCAAGGGCGGCTACAACTTCGTGCACGACGTCGACGAGGCCTACGACGACCAAGGCCACGGCACGCACGTCGCGGGCACCATCGCGCAAACGACGAACAACGAGCGCGGCGTCGCAGGTCTCGCGCACTGCGCGAACCTGATGCCTGTCAAAGTGCTCAACAAGAACGGTTGGGGCACGCTGGCCGACGTCGCGGAGGGGATTCGCTACGCGGCCGATCACGGCGCGCAGATCATCAACCTGTCGCTCGGCGGGCCAAGGCCCGCGTCGGTCCTTGAGAAGGCCGTCCGCTACGCGGAACGAAAGGGCGTCCTTATCGTCGCGGCGGCCGGCAACAGCGGTCGCTCTGTCGGGTACCCGGCCGCGTACCCGGGCGTCCTCGCCGTCAGCGCCACCGACAGCGGCGACCGCATCGCGTGGTTCTCGTCGCGAGGCCCGCAAGTCGGCATCGCCGCGCCGGGCGTGTCGGTGACGCAGCAGACCATCTGCGACGGCGGGAAGAACAAGTGTGAGCTCTTCGGCACCTTCAACGGCACGAGCATGGCGTCGCCCCACGTGGCCGGCGCCGCAGCGCTCGTGGCGGGGCTCGGCGTTAGCTCACCCGACGCGCTTCGCTCCGCCCTCACGGGCACGGCCGCCGCAAAGGACGACGCCAAGCTCTACGGCGCGGGCCTCCTCGACGCCGGCAACGCCGTCCTCCGCACGCACTGGGCGCGGGCCCTCGAGCGGGCGCTCGCCATCGTGGCCTTCTTTGCCCTCGTGGCGATGCGCGTGCGGAAGCGCGGTTGGTTGTTCCTGACGCCTGGCGCCGTCGTGGCCTCACTCGTTGCTGGCGTCGGGCTCTTGCCCTTCTTGCCGCTTTTGGGCGTCCTCCCGACGCTCGGCGAAGCACGGCCTCTTGCGGAGCTCCTCATGCGGCCCTTCGGCGAATGGGACCTCTTCGTCGGGCACAGCTTGCATCGCTGGTTGCTCCTGGCCAGCGCCGGGCCGGCGCTCTTGGGCTACGCGGTCTTCTTTGGCGTTCGGTCGCTCCGGCCTGTCCTCGGCGGGTTTGCCGTCGGGGCCGCGGCGCTCCTGGCGCAGACCGCGCTCATGGCCGACGTAGCGTTCCCGATGGGCACGTTCTTGCTGCGGGTGTTTGCCGTCGCGAACATCGCCGTCCTCCTTTGGCTGGCGCGGCTGGGGCTCGACCGGAAGCCGACGTAG
- a CDS encoding PAS domain S-box protein: MPKHEQALGAEAYRALFEQTPLAVIVWNQAGEVVAWNAAATHIFGHEAGSVLGSKALALIVPEPVRTFVEETWAKLAGAGAQRVTHANQTRDGRTILCEWHLTPLVSDAGEPAGVLTIATDVTQRVLENDALKRSEGRFRTLIEVTPDAVCVTRNERFVYVNPAFVRYLGYGSAEEVLQLGADAVLAAGEADKARARGVELRKKRVVPPMAYTLRRKGGEPAQCEIISMLVDFEGETCTLSTIRDLTERRQMQARLLQSDRMASVGTLAAGVAHEINNPIAYMKTNLDVLIGRSLPELTRQLALLSDETGAATGHLADRLRDITSMVSIVHEGTERVRGIVRDLKTFSRADTNVAPVDVVRVLDASINLAWNEIRHRATLIREYGDVPPVEANESRLGQVFLNLLLNAAQAIPVGDVSTHEIRVVSRTTEAGKVAVTVSDTGIGIATEARARIFDPFFTTKPEGVGTGLGLWVSQGIVNALHGSIEITSEEGRGTSVTVTLPSRFPTFGGPEVPHRRGRILVVDEEPSLGSALSIALYAEHDVVAATSGKDAVSLLRRLGMFDVIFCEAELLDQTGLEVYLEATRENPALAPRFVFALGHSASPETREALAALPNALVQKPFGVSRLIDVVRTQIERTRPSLAPPR; the protein is encoded by the coding sequence ATGCCCAAGCACGAGCAGGCCCTCGGCGCCGAAGCTTACCGGGCACTCTTCGAGCAGACCCCGCTCGCGGTCATTGTCTGGAACCAGGCCGGCGAGGTCGTCGCGTGGAACGCGGCGGCGACGCACATCTTCGGCCACGAGGCCGGGTCAGTGCTCGGCTCGAAGGCGCTGGCGCTCATCGTCCCAGAGCCGGTGCGGACCTTCGTGGAAGAGACCTGGGCCAAGCTCGCAGGAGCAGGCGCACAACGCGTGACGCACGCAAACCAAACCCGCGACGGGCGAACCATCCTCTGCGAGTGGCACCTCACTCCCCTTGTAAGCGACGCTGGTGAGCCTGCCGGCGTCCTCACCATCGCCACCGACGTGACCCAGCGCGTCCTGGAGAACGACGCGCTCAAGCGCTCGGAGGGGCGCTTTCGTACGCTCATCGAAGTGACGCCCGACGCGGTTTGCGTGACGCGCAACGAGCGCTTCGTCTACGTCAACCCGGCCTTCGTTCGGTACCTCGGCTACGGCTCCGCCGAGGAGGTGCTTCAGCTCGGGGCCGACGCGGTCCTCGCGGCCGGCGAGGCCGACAAGGCGCGCGCGCGTGGCGTCGAACTGCGCAAGAAGCGCGTGGTGCCACCGATGGCATACACCCTTCGGCGCAAGGGCGGCGAACCCGCCCAATGCGAGATCATCAGCATGCTCGTCGATTTCGAGGGCGAGACCTGCACGCTCTCGACGATCCGCGACCTCACGGAGCGACGGCAAATGCAGGCGCGACTCCTGCAATCCGACCGCATGGCGTCGGTGGGCACGCTGGCCGCCGGCGTGGCCCATGAGATCAACAACCCGATCGCCTACATGAAGACCAACCTCGACGTGCTCATCGGACGATCGTTGCCAGAGCTGACGCGCCAGTTGGCGCTCCTCTCCGATGAGACCGGCGCGGCGACCGGACACCTCGCCGACCGCCTTCGAGACATCACGAGCATGGTCTCCATCGTGCACGAAGGCACCGAGCGCGTGCGCGGCATCGTGCGCGACCTCAAGACCTTCTCGCGCGCCGACACCAACGTCGCGCCCGTCGACGTCGTTCGGGTCCTCGACGCGAGCATCAACTTGGCGTGGAACGAGATCCGGCACCGCGCCACGCTCATCCGCGAATACGGCGACGTCCCCCCCGTCGAGGCCAACGAGTCGCGCTTGGGGCAGGTCTTTTTGAACCTCCTCCTGAACGCGGCCCAAGCGATCCCCGTCGGCGACGTCTCGACGCACGAGATTCGCGTCGTGAGTCGAACCACGGAGGCGGGCAAGGTCGCGGTCACCGTCAGCGACACGGGCATCGGCATCGCCACGGAAGCGCGCGCCCGCATCTTCGATCCCTTCTTCACCACGAAGCCGGAAGGCGTCGGTACGGGCCTGGGCCTGTGGGTTAGCCAGGGGATCGTCAACGCCCTCCACGGCTCGATCGAAATCACGAGCGAAGAGGGGCGAGGGACCTCGGTGACGGTCACGCTGCCGAGTCGCTTCCCCACCTTCGGCGGCCCCGAAGTGCCGCATCGCCGCGGCCGCATCCTCGTCGTCGATGAGGAGCCTTCCCTTGGGAGCGCGCTCTCCATCGCCCTCTACGCCGAGCACGACGTCGTCGCGGCGACGTCAGGAAAAGACGCCGTGTCGCTCTTGCGACGGCTCGGAATGTTCGACGTGATCTTCTGCGAGGCTGAGCTGCTCGACCAGACGGGCCTGGAGGTCTACCTCGAAGCCACCCGCGAGAACCCGGCGCTCGCGCCACGGTTCGTCTTCGCCCTCGGTCATTCGGCGAGCCCCGAGACGCGGGAGGCGCTCGCCGCGCTACCGAACGCGTTGGTCCAGAAGCCCTTCGGCGTCTCGCGCCTCATCGACGTGGTGCGAACGCAAATCGAACGGACGCGGCCGTCGTTGGCTCCGCCGCGGTAG